In Eubalaena glacialis isolate mEubGla1 chromosome 2, mEubGla1.1.hap2.+ XY, whole genome shotgun sequence, a single genomic region encodes these proteins:
- the LOC133085503 gene encoding large ribosomal subunit protein uL1-like: MSSKVSQDTLYEAVREVLHGNQRKRRKFLETVELQISLKNYDPQKDKRFSGTVRLKSTPRPKFSVCVLGDQQHCDEAKAVDIPHMDIEALKKLNKNKKLVKKLAKKYDAFLASESLIKQIPRILGPGLNKAGKFPSLLTHNENMVAKVDEVKSTIKFQMKKVLCLAVAVGHVKMTDDELVYNIHLAVNFLMSLLKKNWQNVRALYIKSTMGKPQRLY, translated from the coding sequence ATGAGCAGCAAAGTCTCCCAAGACACCCTCTACGAGGCAGTGCGGGAAGTCCTGCACGGGAACCAGCGCAAGCGCCGGAAGTTTTTGGAGACGGTGGAGCTTCAGATAAGCCTGAAGAACTATGACCCTCAGAAGGACAAACGCTTCTCGGGCACCGTCAGGCTTAAGTCCACTCCCCGCCCCAAGTTTTccgtgtgtgttttgggggaccAGCAGCATTGTGATGAGGCCAAGGCTGTGGATATCCCCCACATGGACATCGAGGCTCTGAAGAAACTCAACAAGAATAAGAAACTGGTCAAGAAGCTGGCCAAGAAGTATGATGCCTTTTTGGCTTCAGAGTCTCTGATCAAGCAGATCCCACGAATCCTGGGCCCAGGCCTGAATAAGGCCGGCAAGTTCCCTTCCTTGCTGACCCACAATGAGAACATGGTGGCCAAAGTTGATGAAGTGAAGTCCACAATCAAGTTCCAGATGAAGAAGGTGCTGTGTCTGGCAGTGGCTGTTGGCCACGTGAAAATGACAGATGATGAGCTTGTGTACAACATCCACTTAGCTGTCAACTTCCTGATGTCATTGCTCAAGAAAAATTGGCAGAACGTTCGGGCTTTGTACATTAAGAGCACCATGGGCAAGCCCCAGCGCCTGTACTAA